One genomic segment of Phyllopteryx taeniolatus isolate TA_2022b chromosome 12, UOR_Ptae_1.2, whole genome shotgun sequence includes these proteins:
- the tnfsf13b gene encoding tumor necrosis factor ligand superfamily member 13B, with amino-acid sequence MAVGSRLDPGTGQKAGEARGSSRPVLLLALAVITSSSLSALSLYQLAVLREEVEGLKSEACRRRDERQEAKHGEQNISDGRGSQTDSQHTFSLMRRRRTVSGPDASVSQSCLQLLANKSRKIFRKDFALEPYTGIPWQTGLRRGSALEAVGDNILIREEGFYFVYSQVYYMDSRFAMGHVVIRRKRTVVGDEAQHVILFRCIQSMDSVYPYNTCYTGGVVKLEVGDQLELLIPRSAANVSLDGDATFVGAVKLV; translated from the exons ATGGCGGTTGGCTCGCGTTTGGATCCCGGGACGGGCCAGAAGGCGGGTGAGGCCCGGGGATCGTCCCGGCCGGTCCTCCTGCTCGCGCTGGCGGTCATCACCTCGTCCTCTCTGTCGGCGCTGTCCTTGTACCAGCTGGCGGTTCTCAGAGAGGAGGTCGAGGGCCTGAAGTCTGAGGCGTGTCGCAGGAGGGACGAAAGGCAGGAGGCCAAACATGGAGAGCAG AATATTAGTGACGGGAGAGGCAGCCAGACAGATTCGCAACACACATTCAGcctgatgaggaggaggaggacggtcTCTGGACCAGACGCATCAG TTTCGCAGTCTTGTCTCCAGCTGTTGGCGAACAAGAGCAGGAAAATCTTCAGGaaag ATTTTGCCCTGGAGCCGTACACGGGCATCCCCTGGCAGACTGGCCTGAGGAGAGGGTCTGCCCTGGAGGCGGTCGGAGACAACATACTGATCCGAGAGGAGGGCTTCTACTTTGTCTACAGTCAG GTCTATTACATGGACAGCAGGTTTGCAATGGGCCACGTTGTGATCCGCAGGAAGAGGACGGTGGTGGGCGACGAGGCTCAGCACGTGATCCTGTTCCGCTGCATCCAGAGCATGGACAGCGTGTACCCTTACAACACGTGTTACACAGGAG GTGTCGTGAAGCTGGAGGTCGGTGACCAGTTGGAGCTGCTGATCCCCAGGTCCGCTGCCAACGTGTCCCTGGATGGAGACGCCACATTCGTGGGCGCCGTCAAGCTGGTTTAA